The following are encoded in a window of Corynebacterium marinum DSM 44953 genomic DNA:
- a CDS encoding PP2C family protein-serine/threonine phosphatase, with protein MNLRLNYAALSDRGLVRGNNEDSAYAGPNLLIIADGMGGHAAGEVASQMMVTRLEQLDADPADNDMLALLGSVADDANREIAEAIRQDPETDGMGTTLTALMFNGREFGLIHVGDSRGYRLRDGELSQITVDDTFVQSLVDEGRLDPEDVSSHPQKSLILKAYTGRPVEPTLANLDARPGDRLLLCSDGLSDPVTASTIASELNTGAPQVAARRLIELALRSGGPDNITVVVADVVDTDELDDAAVAALPAVPVTAGALLGDPEEESHPDTSAGRAALLSRRPKTISPDGEVSSQPLTGAPQVPSGAQEVTAGPADDAARRGRFRLPSLILALLALIGLVAAAWWVYSTVDRSYFISTGEEEHLVIESGVDFSVFGRDLHTPYQEACLDEAGALRVVDVGSTEDCSPFTLQDLPESARGSVAGLETGSYDEVTQQLRRLADQALPVCIDRENPPEGGDAESDGGDLTRPGINCREVK; from the coding sequence GTGAACCTGAGATTGAATTATGCGGCCCTTTCGGACCGTGGCCTGGTGCGCGGCAACAACGAGGATTCCGCTTACGCGGGTCCGAATCTGTTGATCATCGCGGACGGCATGGGCGGCCACGCCGCCGGCGAGGTGGCGAGCCAGATGATGGTCACGCGCCTGGAGCAGCTCGACGCCGACCCGGCCGACAACGACATGCTCGCCCTGCTGGGCAGCGTGGCGGACGACGCGAACCGGGAGATCGCCGAGGCGATCCGGCAGGATCCCGAGACCGACGGCATGGGCACCACGCTGACGGCGTTGATGTTCAACGGCCGGGAGTTCGGCCTGATCCACGTCGGCGATTCCCGCGGCTACCGGCTGCGCGACGGCGAGCTCAGCCAGATCACCGTCGACGACACGTTCGTCCAGTCCCTGGTCGACGAGGGCCGCCTCGATCCGGAGGACGTCTCCTCGCACCCGCAGAAGTCGCTGATCCTCAAGGCCTACACGGGCCGGCCGGTGGAGCCGACGCTGGCCAACCTGGACGCCCGTCCGGGCGACCGCCTCCTGCTGTGCAGCGACGGACTCTCGGACCCGGTGACGGCCTCCACCATCGCCTCCGAACTCAACACCGGCGCCCCGCAGGTCGCCGCGCGCCGCCTCATCGAGCTGGCGCTGCGTTCCGGCGGCCCCGACAACATCACCGTCGTCGTCGCCGACGTCGTCGACACGGACGAACTTGACGACGCCGCCGTCGCCGCCCTGCCCGCCGTCCCCGTCACCGCGGGCGCCCTGTTGGGCGACCCGGAGGAGGAGTCCCACCCGGACACCTCGGCGGGGCGCGCGGCGCTTCTCTCGCGTCGGCCGAAGACCATTTCGCCGGACGGCGAAGTGTCCAGCCAACCGCTGACGGGCGCCCCGCAGGTGCCGTCCGGAGCGCAGGAGGTGACTGCCGGGCCGGCAGATGATGCCGCCCGGCGGGGCCGATTTCGTCTCCCCTCGCTGATCCTCGCCCTGCTGGCCCTCATCGGCCTGGTGGCCGCCGCCTGGTGGGTCTACTCGACCGTCGACCGTTCCTATTTCATCAGCACCGGCGAGGAGGAACACCTCGTCATCGAAAGCGGCGTGGACTTCTCGGTCTTCGGCCGTGACCTCCATACGCCCTACCAGGAGGCCTGCCTCGACGAGGCGGGCGCCCTGCGCGTGGTGGACGTCGGCAGCACGGAGGACTGCTCGCCTTTCACGCTGCAGGACCTGCCCGAATCCGCGCGCGGTTCGGTCGCGGGGCTGGAGACCGGCTCCTACGA
- a CDS encoding FHA domain-containing protein FhaB/FipA: MDSIVLQIFRIGLLLLLWFFIFMAVRAMYKDVRLAAGVRTSAPATPRRAAVVPGRREAAKQLAVVEGPLKGSHMAVGSLEEVVMGRSPECDFQLGDDFASGRHARLFRRGSDWFVEDLDSRNGTFVDGGRIDQPERVGVGSDIKVGRTTVRLVP; the protein is encoded by the coding sequence GTGGATTCGATTGTCCTGCAGATCTTCAGGATCGGCCTGCTGCTGCTCCTGTGGTTCTTTATTTTCATGGCGGTCCGCGCCATGTACAAGGACGTCCGTCTCGCCGCCGGCGTGCGGACCAGCGCCCCGGCGACGCCGCGGCGCGCCGCGGTGGTGCCGGGGCGTCGTGAAGCGGCGAAGCAGTTGGCCGTCGTGGAGGGCCCCTTGAAGGGTTCGCACATGGCAGTCGGTTCGCTGGAGGAGGTGGTGATGGGACGTTCCCCGGAATGTGATTTCCAGTTGGGCGATGATTTCGCCTCGGGGCGTCACGCGCGGCTGTTCCGGCGTGGCTCGGACTGGTTCGTGGAGGATCTGGATTCCCGCAACGGCACCTTCGTCGACGGCGGGCGTATCGACCAGCCCGAACGCGTCGGCGTGGGCTCGGACATTAAGGTCGGCCGGACGACAGTGAGGTTGGTTCCGTGA
- a CDS encoding DUF3662 and FHA domain-containing protein: MSMMARFARLDSALQRGLDNGFALIFGGKVVSAEIEELLKQESGDNLVVDDGVVTAPNVYVVGVSSKDLENLSQVNPDLPAAFADQMTRYCRNQGWFVGGPVVVRIAEESGLHTGQLRVSSFRDDAPSDDSGFDAISTDQPEPQEKTMNKQDAPTEVTELPIQPVVTLLLQDGSSRTFLVQEGSNIIGRSNDADFRLPDTGVSRQHAEVTWDGQDAVLVDLESTNGTTVNDTPVDNWLLADGDVITVGHSHIEVRIVDPSRSSSRR; this comes from the coding sequence ATGTCCATGATGGCTCGTTTCGCCAGGCTCGACAGTGCTCTGCAGCGCGGTCTCGACAACGGGTTTGCCCTGATTTTCGGCGGGAAAGTAGTTTCCGCCGAGATCGAGGAGTTGCTCAAGCAGGAGTCGGGGGACAACCTCGTCGTCGATGACGGCGTGGTCACTGCCCCCAACGTCTACGTGGTGGGCGTGTCGTCGAAGGATCTGGAGAACCTCTCGCAGGTGAATCCGGATCTGCCGGCGGCTTTCGCCGATCAGATGACGCGCTACTGCCGCAACCAGGGGTGGTTCGTGGGCGGCCCCGTGGTCGTCCGCATCGCGGAGGAGTCGGGTCTGCACACGGGCCAGCTGCGGGTGTCGTCCTTCCGGGATGATGCGCCTTCGGACGACAGTGGCTTCGACGCCATCAGTACTGACCAGCCTGAACCTCAGGAGAAGACCATGAACAAGCAGGACGCACCCACCGAAGTCACCGAGCTTCCGATTCAGCCGGTGGTGACCCTGCTGCTGCAGGACGGCTCGAGCAGGACTTTTCTGGTGCAGGAGGGGTCGAACATCATCGGCCGGTCGAACGACGCGGATTTCCGGCTGCCGGACACGGGTGTGTCGCGTCAGCATGCGGAGGTCACGTGGGACGGGCAGGATGCCGTGCTGGTGGATCTGGAGTCGACGAACGGCACGACCGTGAACGACACCCCGGTGGACAACTGGCTGCTGGCTGACGGCGACGTCATCACGGTGGGCCATTCGCATATCGAGGTGCGGATCGTCGATCCTTCCCGCTCCTCGTCGAGGAGGTAG
- a CDS encoding M23 family metallopeptidase yields MSYTGRHRKTSTLQTARRRFALSAVVAGTVTTAGMAGMANASAQTPDFASMSSAATSAATGAVNQVATTAGIADVVPTASVVRPATGTFTSGFGPRWGTMHNGIDIANAIGTPIYSVMSGTVINSGPASGYGNWIRVKHDDGSMSVYGHMSTLNVSVGQRVAAGQHIAGMGSEGFSTGSHLHFEIHPSGNGAVDPVPWFANHGIHF; encoded by the coding sequence TTGAGCTACACCGGACGCCACCGCAAGACCTCCACCCTCCAGACCGCCAGGCGACGCTTCGCGCTCTCCGCCGTCGTTGCCGGCACCGTGACCACCGCAGGCATGGCGGGCATGGCGAACGCCTCCGCGCAGACCCCGGACTTCGCATCCATGTCCTCCGCCGCCACCAGTGCGGCCACCGGCGCGGTCAACCAGGTCGCCACCACGGCCGGCATCGCCGACGTCGTACCGACGGCCTCCGTCGTCCGCCCCGCCACCGGCACCTTCACCTCCGGCTTCGGGCCGCGCTGGGGCACCATGCACAACGGCATCGACATCGCCAACGCCATCGGCACCCCGATCTACTCCGTCATGTCCGGCACCGTGATCAACTCCGGCCCGGCCTCCGGCTACGGCAACTGGATCCGCGTCAAGCACGACGACGGCTCCATGTCGGTCTACGGCCACATGTCCACGCTCAACGTGTCCGTCGGCCAGCGCGTGGCCGCAGGCCAGCACATCGCCGGCATGGGTAGCGAGGGATTCTCCACCGGCTCACACCTGCACTTTGAGATCCACCCGAGCGGCAACGGCGCCGTGGACCCCGTGCCGTGGTTCGCCAACCACGGCATCCACTTCTAG
- a CDS encoding flavin reductase family protein, whose amino-acid sequence MPHHRDFHFYEPSAGHGLPHSPFNAIIAPRPIGWISTRSAGGQLNLAPYSFFNAFSYTPPIIGFASIGMKDTVTNITETGEFCWNLATRELAEAMNESAAIVDKHVDEFELAGLTPAASSLIDAPHVAEARVVFECRVTQIVRLDDAAGSPTQTRVVFGEVVGVHIDKDLLVDGIYQTALAHPISRGGGPATYFGITEGERFEMPRPEQRRPEA is encoded by the coding sequence ATGCCCCACCACCGCGACTTCCACTTCTACGAGCCCTCCGCCGGCCACGGCCTGCCCCACTCCCCGTTCAACGCGATCATCGCGCCGCGGCCGATCGGCTGGATCTCCACGCGCAGCGCCGGAGGTCAACTCAACCTCGCGCCGTACAGCTTCTTCAACGCGTTCTCCTACACGCCGCCGATCATCGGTTTCGCCAGCATCGGCATGAAGGACACGGTCACCAACATCACCGAGACCGGCGAGTTCTGCTGGAACCTCGCCACGCGCGAGCTGGCGGAGGCGATGAATGAGTCGGCGGCGATCGTCGACAAGCATGTCGACGAGTTCGAGCTCGCCGGCCTGACGCCGGCGGCGTCCTCGCTTATCGACGCCCCGCATGTCGCCGAGGCCCGCGTTGTCTTCGAGTGCCGTGTGACGCAGATCGTCCGGCTCGATGACGCCGCCGGCTCCCCCACCCAGACCCGCGTGGTGTTCGGCGAGGTGGTGGGCGTGCACATCGACAAGGATCTGCTGGTTGACGGGATCTACCAGACGGCGCTCGCGCACCCCATCTCCCGAGGTGGGGGCCCGGCGACCTACTTCGGCATCACCGAGGGCGAGCGTTTCGAGATGCCCCGGCCGGAGCAGCGCAGGCCAGAGGCATAA
- a CDS encoding glycine betaine ABC transporter substrate-binding protein, with protein MKIHYGRINESFHQVAAAVVEEVLLRLGHEVVVHEGPHPEMYPKLASGEHQLFADAWLPGGHAMYWADVKDAVTNVAPLYGDARFFWAVPGYVDASVTSLEDLAREEVAETFTTRVVQGTGSYAGLTVMGNELLKTYGLDALGWEQPSGDIDKLIETVNTRIGARENFVTPLWQPMFLNEAHDLRPLADPKGAFPAPDEACLLAHNDFWAECDERTRAVLQSIRFTAADVNEMDLYVQRDGLDVLPAVRRWADNHPGTVEAWLNPASR; from the coding sequence ATGAAGATCCACTACGGACGAATCAACGAATCCTTCCACCAGGTTGCCGCGGCCGTCGTCGAGGAGGTGCTGTTGCGCCTCGGCCACGAGGTCGTGGTCCATGAGGGCCCGCACCCGGAGATGTACCCGAAGCTCGCCAGCGGGGAGCACCAGTTGTTCGCTGACGCCTGGCTGCCCGGCGGGCATGCCATGTACTGGGCCGATGTCAAGGATGCGGTCACCAATGTCGCCCCGCTGTACGGCGACGCCAGGTTCTTCTGGGCGGTGCCCGGTTACGTCGACGCCTCGGTCACCTCGCTGGAGGACCTCGCCCGCGAGGAGGTCGCCGAGACCTTCACCACCCGTGTGGTGCAGGGCACCGGTTCTTACGCCGGACTGACCGTCATGGGCAATGAACTGTTGAAGACCTACGGGCTCGATGCGCTGGGTTGGGAGCAGCCGTCCGGCGACATCGATAAGCTCATCGAGACGGTGAACACCCGCATCGGGGCCCGCGAGAACTTCGTCACCCCGCTGTGGCAGCCGATGTTCCTCAACGAGGCCCACGACCTGCGCCCGCTCGCCGACCCGAAGGGCGCCTTCCCCGCCCCGGACGAGGCCTGCCTGCTCGCGCACAACGATTTCTGGGCCGAGTGCGACGAGCGCACCCGCGCGGTGCTGCAGAGCATCCGTTTCACCGCCGCCGACGTCAACGAGATGGACCTGTACGTGCAGCGCGACGGGCTCGACGTCCTGCCGGCGGTGCGCCGGTGGGCGGACAACCACCCCGGCACGGTGGAGGCGTGGCTGAACCCCGCCTCCCGGTGA
- a CDS encoding glycoside hydrolase family 1 protein codes for MTITFPDGFLWGGATAANQIEGAYNEDGKGLSIRDVLPHGLQAPPTEGPTADNLTLTGIDHYHRYAEDIALFAEMGFTVYRFSIAWSRIFPHGDDTEPNEEGLAFYDRLLDELEKYGIEPLVTLSHYETPLHLARAYGGWRNRKLIDFFTRFARTVMQRYHGRIRYWLTFNEVNAILHNPFTAGGIEAPRQQLSETELYQAVHHELVASALATKIAHEVDPANQVGCMILAVPRYGLTPHPDDQRKAQYEAQLDYTFGDIHVRGEYPGYTQRYFRDHGIDLEITDADREALQHTVDFVSFSYYMSVAEAADPAAGERGGGNIIGGVVNPTLEASDWGWQVDPVGLRIILNDYWDRWRKPLFIVENGLGATDELIDGGPDGRTVDDDYRIAYLNDHLVQVREAIADGVGLLGYTAWGPIDLVSMSTVQMSKRYGFIYVDRNDDGSGTLSRYRKKSFDWYRQVIATNGGSLRD; via the coding sequence ATGACGATCACTTTCCCCGACGGTTTCCTCTGGGGCGGGGCGACCGCCGCGAACCAGATCGAAGGCGCCTACAACGAGGACGGCAAGGGCCTGTCCATCCGCGACGTCCTACCCCACGGGCTTCAGGCCCCACCCACCGAGGGACCCACGGCAGACAACCTCACCCTGACCGGCATCGACCACTACCACCGCTACGCCGAGGACATCGCCCTGTTCGCCGAGATGGGCTTCACGGTCTACCGCTTCTCCATCGCCTGGTCGCGGATCTTCCCCCACGGTGATGACACCGAGCCGAACGAAGAGGGTCTGGCCTTCTACGACCGCCTGCTCGATGAGCTGGAGAAATACGGCATTGAACCGCTGGTGACCCTGTCACACTACGAGACCCCGCTGCACCTGGCCCGGGCCTACGGCGGCTGGCGCAACCGGAAATTGATCGATTTCTTCACCCGTTTCGCCCGCACCGTCATGCAGCGCTACCACGGGCGCATCCGCTACTGGCTGACCTTCAACGAGGTCAACGCCATCCTCCACAACCCCTTCACCGCTGGCGGCATCGAGGCCCCGCGTCAACAGCTCAGCGAAACCGAGCTGTACCAGGCCGTCCACCATGAACTGGTCGCCTCCGCCCTGGCGACGAAGATCGCCCACGAGGTCGACCCGGCCAACCAGGTCGGCTGCATGATCCTCGCGGTGCCGCGCTACGGCCTGACACCGCACCCGGACGACCAACGCAAGGCGCAGTACGAGGCGCAGCTGGACTACACCTTCGGCGACATCCACGTCCGCGGCGAGTACCCCGGTTACACCCAGCGTTACTTCCGTGACCACGGCATCGACCTCGAGATCACCGACGCCGACCGGGAGGCGCTGCAGCATACCGTCGATTTCGTCTCCTTCTCCTACTACATGTCCGTGGCCGAGGCCGCGGACCCGGCGGCCGGTGAGCGCGGCGGGGGCAACATCATCGGCGGGGTGGTCAACCCGACGCTGGAGGCCTCCGACTGGGGCTGGCAGGTCGACCCGGTGGGGCTGCGCATCATCCTCAACGACTACTGGGACCGCTGGCGCAAGCCCCTGTTCATCGTGGAAAACGGCCTGGGCGCCACAGATGAGCTTATCGACGGCGGCCCGGATGGCCGCACCGTCGACGATGACTACCGCATCGCCTACCTCAACGACCACCTGGTTCAGGTGCGCGAAGCCATCGCCGACGGTGTGGGGCTGCTCGGGTACACCGCCTGGGGGCCGATTGACCTGGTCTCGATGTCAACGGTGCAGATGTCCAAGCGCTACGGCTTCATCTACGTCGACCGCAACGACGATGGCAGCGGCACCCTCAGCCGGTACCGCAAGAAATCCTTCGACTGGTACCGGCAGGTCATCGCCACCAACGGCGGATCTCTCCGGGACTGA
- a CDS encoding isochorismatase family protein, whose protein sequence is MTQPRRALVLVDIQNEYFDGPLEIQYPPRNETLAAIIDALTIAGENNVPVAAIRHELPEGAPVFAAGSTGAQLHPEVADLVQSDWQQTSKVFASVFADTDLEEWIRAQEVDTITLVGFMTNNCIIGSAVGAESLGLKVEVLSDATGAIGISNAAGSVDAKTVHTALLAVLHSNLAAVTDTAGWRQAVEDKTPVAASNLVESALAGRSQS, encoded by the coding sequence ATGACCCAGCCGCGCAGAGCCCTGGTCCTCGTCGACATCCAGAACGAGTATTTCGACGGCCCCCTGGAAATCCAGTACCCTCCCCGCAACGAGACGCTGGCCGCCATCATCGACGCCCTCACCATCGCTGGCGAGAACAACGTTCCTGTCGCCGCGATCCGGCACGAGCTGCCTGAAGGCGCCCCGGTCTTCGCGGCCGGTTCCACGGGTGCGCAGCTGCACCCCGAGGTCGCCGACCTCGTGCAGTCCGACTGGCAGCAGACCTCGAAGGTCTTCGCCAGCGTCTTCGCCGACACCGACCTGGAGGAATGGATCCGTGCTCAGGAGGTGGACACCATCACTCTGGTTGGTTTCATGACCAACAACTGCATCATCGGATCCGCGGTGGGCGCGGAATCCCTCGGCCTGAAGGTGGAGGTGCTCTCGGACGCGACCGGGGCGATCGGCATCTCCAACGCCGCCGGATCCGTGGACGCGAAAACGGTGCACACTGCGCTGCTGGCCGTGCTGCACTCGAACCTCGCCGCTGTCACCGACACCGCCGGCTGGCGCCAGGCGGTCGAGGACAAGACGCCGGTTGCGGCCAGCAACCTCGTCGAATCCGCCCTGGCCGGCCGCAGCCAGAGCTAA
- a CDS encoding GlxA family transcriptional regulator has protein sequence MKITVHAFETIPMFHLSVPLLVFSEVGQLGTAQGWQAQVWSLHGRPVRTAEGVVLGDIHGPEIADHADLLIFPSWPADLPAVDAEITRIIQRAHERGAVIVGLCLGAFPVAASGITDGRSVVTHWGAADQLDQAYPRVRVEPEALYIDHGDVLTSAGTASGLDACLHLVRERLGSRAAAMLARRLVIAPHREGDQAQYIDRPLRGEPVPGPVNEVIDWILENLDQPMTVAAMAERAHMSQRNFTRVFTQITGTTPGKWLTQNRLNHARTLLESTRDSIADIARACGFASPVTFRQNFTAAYSTTPTSYRQRFHENEPHRAYK, from the coding sequence ATGAAGATCACCGTCCACGCTTTCGAGACGATCCCGATGTTCCACCTCTCGGTCCCCCTGCTGGTCTTCTCCGAGGTGGGGCAGCTGGGAACGGCGCAGGGCTGGCAGGCTCAGGTGTGGTCTCTGCATGGGCGGCCGGTGCGCACCGCTGAGGGTGTGGTTCTCGGTGACATTCACGGCCCGGAGATCGCCGACCACGCCGATCTGCTCATCTTCCCCTCCTGGCCAGCCGATCTGCCTGCCGTCGATGCCGAAATCACACGGATCATCCAGCGGGCGCATGAGCGGGGGGCGGTGATTGTCGGCCTGTGTCTGGGGGCGTTTCCCGTGGCGGCCAGCGGTATCACCGATGGGCGGTCGGTGGTGACGCACTGGGGGGCGGCTGATCAGTTAGATCAGGCCTATCCGCGGGTACGGGTGGAGCCTGAAGCCCTCTACATCGACCACGGTGACGTGCTGACCTCTGCCGGGACCGCCTCGGGGCTGGATGCGTGTCTGCACCTGGTGCGGGAGCGGTTGGGGTCGCGTGCTGCGGCCATGCTGGCCCGCCGGCTGGTCATCGCCCCGCACCGTGAGGGGGATCAGGCGCAGTACATCGACAGGCCCTTGCGGGGTGAGCCGGTGCCCGGACCGGTCAACGAGGTCATCGACTGGATCCTGGAGAACCTGGACCAGCCGATGACCGTGGCAGCGATGGCGGAGCGGGCGCATATGAGCCAACGCAACTTCACCAGAGTGTTCACACAGATCACCGGCACCACGCCCGGTAAGTGGCTCACCCAGAACCGGTTGAACCACGCTCGAACCCTGTTGGAGAGCACGCGGGACTCCATCGCGGACATCGCCCGTGCGTGCGGGTTCGCCAGCCCCGTGACGTTCCGTCAGAATTTCACGGCCGCCTACTCGACCACCCCGACGTCGTACCGGCAGCGTTTCCACGAGAATGAACCCCACCGAGCGTATAAGTGA
- a CDS encoding cold-shock protein produces MAQGTVKWFNGEKGFGFIAPNDGSADLFVHYSEIQGGGFRTLEENQPVEFEVGEGAKGPQAQQVRPL; encoded by the coding sequence ATGGCACAGGGAACTGTTAAGTGGTTCAACGGCGAAAAGGGCTTTGGTTTCATTGCCCCCAACGACGGATCCGCTGATCTCTTCGTCCACTACTCCGAGATTCAGGGTGGCGGTTTCCGCACCCTCGAGGAGAACCAGCCGGTCGAGTTCGAGGTCGGCGAGGGCGCCAAGGGCCCGCAGGCACAGCAGGTTCGCCCGCTGTAA